The following coding sequences are from one Vulpes vulpes isolate BD-2025 chromosome 12, VulVul3, whole genome shotgun sequence window:
- the INIP gene encoding SOSS complex subunit C isoform X2: MAANPSGQGFQNKNRVAILAELDKEKRKLLMQNQSSTNHPGASIALSRPSLNKDFRDHAEQQHIAAQQKAALQHAHAHSSGYFITQDSAFGNLILPVLPRLDPE, encoded by the exons gttttcaaaacaaaaacagagttgCAATCTTGGCAGAACtggacaaagagaaaagaaaattactaatGCAGAACCAGTCTTCAACTAATCATCCTGGAGCGAG CATTGCACTCTCCAGACCCTCTCTTAATAAGGACTTCCGGGATCATGCTGAGCAGCAGCATATTGCAGCCCAACAAAAGGCAGCTTTGCAG catgcacatgcacactcatcTGGATACTTCATAACTCAAGACTCTGCATTTGGGAATCTTATTCTTCCCGTCTTACCTCGCCTTGAcccagaatga
- the INIP gene encoding SOSS complex subunit C isoform X3 yields MQNQSSTNHPGASIALSRPSLNKDFRDHAEQQHIAAQQKAALQHAHAHSSGYFITQDSAFGNLILPVLPRLDPE; encoded by the exons atGCAGAACCAGTCTTCAACTAATCATCCTGGAGCGAG CATTGCACTCTCCAGACCCTCTCTTAATAAGGACTTCCGGGATCATGCTGAGCAGCAGCATATTGCAGCCCAACAAAAGGCAGCTTTGCAG catgcacatgcacactcatcTGGATACTTCATAACTCAAGACTCTGCATTTGGGAATCTTATTCTTCCCGTCTTACCTCGCCTTGAcccagaatga